The Klebsiella sp. RHBSTW-00484 genome includes a window with the following:
- the aroD gene encoding type I 3-dehydroquinate dehydratase, translated as MTKAVTVKNITFQEGETLICVPLIGKTIDELQVNARALATAGADIIEWRVDHFTQVREIEQVLLALGEIRQLLKDIPLLFTFRSKKEGGETEISDEAYFELNRQAAVSGLADVIDVELFNDEAQIRSLVNDAHAAGVKVIMSNHDFHKTPAQEDIIYRLRRMQDLGADLPKIAVMPQSPQDVLTLLSATLTMKEKYATRPLITMSMGKSGGVSRVTGRLFGSAMTFGTVGQASAPGQIAITQLRELMDILS; from the coding sequence ATGACTAAAGCAGTAACAGTAAAAAACATCACCTTCCAGGAAGGGGAAACCCTGATTTGCGTTCCGCTGATTGGTAAAACCATTGACGAACTGCAAGTCAATGCTCGCGCCCTGGCTACCGCCGGAGCCGACATTATCGAATGGCGTGTTGATCACTTCACGCAGGTTAGAGAAATTGAGCAGGTACTGTTGGCGTTGGGCGAAATTCGTCAATTGCTGAAAGACATTCCGCTGCTGTTCACCTTCCGCAGTAAAAAAGAGGGCGGCGAAACGGAAATTAGCGATGAAGCTTATTTTGAACTGAATCGCCAGGCGGCGGTTAGCGGGCTCGCTGACGTCATTGATGTCGAGCTATTCAATGATGAAGCACAGATTCGTTCACTGGTGAACGATGCCCATGCGGCTGGCGTAAAAGTCATCATGAGTAATCATGATTTCCATAAAACTCCAGCTCAGGAAGATATTATCTACCGCCTGCGTCGTATGCAGGACCTGGGTGCCGATTTACCGAAAATCGCCGTCATGCCGCAGTCGCCGCAGGATGTGTTAACCCTGCTGTCTGCAACCCTGACGATGAAAGAAAAATATGCAACCCGCCCATTAATTACCATGTCGATGGGTAAATCCGGCGGAGTTAGCCGGGTAACGGGTCGTTTGTTCGGTTCAGCAATGACCTTCGGTACCGTGGGTCAGGCGTCAGCACCGGGACAAATCGCCATTACTCAGCTGCGTGAGCTGATGGATATTCTGTCCTGA
- a CDS encoding LysR family transcriptional regulator yields the protein MNLKQLYYFKRLAETEHYTEAASSLFITQPSLSHAISELEKELGVALFARKGRNVKITQNGKRFLPYVEDALASLENGRMTLQKNSAENKENIRIAFIYTMGEFVVPQLINKYSLSPSCHNVTFSFTQGTSLTLLQELKAGKTDLAICSYIADEPDIDFIPIIQQELVVVTAKDHPLARLYDDEVDLVETIHYPYVYFSENSGLRPFIDNVFMQQKLVPDIACYVDEDTAMAGLVSIDYGIAIMPRISALSYYNVHILTIKNAIPPRYIYLATMKERVLSPAIQSFKNVIINDSQKMI from the coding sequence ATGAACCTAAAGCAACTTTATTATTTTAAGCGACTGGCAGAAACCGAGCATTACACCGAGGCGGCCTCTAGTCTTTTCATCACCCAGCCCTCCTTAAGCCATGCCATATCTGAGCTGGAGAAAGAACTGGGAGTGGCGCTATTTGCCAGAAAAGGGCGAAATGTCAAGATCACACAGAATGGTAAACGCTTTCTGCCCTACGTGGAAGATGCGCTGGCTTCTCTGGAAAATGGTCGCATGACGCTGCAAAAAAATAGTGCGGAAAACAAAGAGAATATTCGTATTGCTTTTATTTATACAATGGGTGAGTTTGTTGTTCCGCAGTTAATTAATAAATACTCACTTTCACCATCTTGTCACAATGTGACGTTTTCTTTTACTCAGGGCACGTCGCTAACGTTGCTGCAGGAGCTGAAGGCCGGAAAAACTGATTTAGCCATTTGCTCTTATATTGCTGATGAACCCGATATTGATTTTATTCCAATTATTCAGCAAGAACTTGTTGTAGTGACGGCGAAAGATCATCCTCTTGCCAGGCTATATGATGATGAAGTCGATCTGGTTGAGACGATTCATTATCCCTATGTCTATTTTTCAGAAAATAGCGGTCTGCGGCCTTTTATCGATAACGTATTTATGCAGCAAAAATTAGTGCCGGACATTGCTTGCTACGTTGACGAGGATACGGCGATGGCGGGGCTGGTGAGTATTGATTATGGTATTGCGATTATGCCGCGAATTTCCGCACTCTCGTACTACAACGTGCATATCCTGACGATTAAAAATGCGATTCCTCCACGCTATATCTATCTGGCAACGATGAAAGAGCGGGTACTTTCCCCTGCAATTCAGTCGTTTAAGAATGTCATTATTAATGACAGCCAAAAAATGATTTAA
- a CDS encoding MFS transporter, whose product MRINDVQERPISPPATQKRTKTRIVILMLLSIGTMINYLDRTILGIVAPKLTSEIHIDPAMMGIVFSAFAWTYALAQIPGGMFLDRFGNKLTYALSIFFWSTFTLLQSFSVGLKSLLLLRLGLGISEAPCFPVNSRVVSKWFPQHERARATATYTVGEYIGLAAFSPLLFIILEHHGWRTLFFITGGLGIAFTFVWWKFYHEPHESKTANKAELEYIGLENTEKANENVPFNWPDAKRLLCCRQIIGASLGQFAGNTTLVFFLTWFPTYLANERHLPWLHVGFFASWPFMAAAVGILFGGWVSDKILRKTKSVNISRKLPIISGLLLSSCIIAANWVESNTAVIIIMSIAFFGQGMVGLGWTLISDIAPKNMAGLTGGIFNFCANMASIITPLIIGVIISMTGNFFYALIYIGLTAFIGVFAYIFIIGDIKRIVLK is encoded by the coding sequence ATGAGGATAAACGATGTTCAGGAAAGGCCTATTTCGCCACCGGCCACGCAGAAGCGAACCAAAACGCGAATTGTAATTTTAATGTTACTCTCTATTGGTACGATGATAAATTATCTTGATCGTACTATCCTTGGTATTGTTGCTCCTAAGTTAACAAGCGAAATACATATCGATCCGGCAATGATGGGCATCGTCTTTTCTGCTTTTGCCTGGACCTATGCGCTGGCACAAATCCCTGGCGGCATGTTTTTAGATCGCTTTGGTAACAAATTAACCTACGCGCTTTCAATTTTTTTCTGGTCAACCTTCACTCTATTACAAAGCTTTTCAGTCGGGTTAAAATCCTTATTGCTATTGCGTTTAGGTCTGGGAATCAGTGAAGCACCCTGTTTCCCGGTCAACAGTCGGGTCGTGAGTAAATGGTTTCCCCAACATGAACGCGCACGTGCAACGGCAACTTACACCGTCGGAGAATATATTGGCCTGGCGGCATTCTCTCCTTTACTCTTTATTATTCTTGAACATCACGGCTGGAGAACGTTATTTTTTATTACTGGTGGTTTAGGTATTGCCTTCACTTTTGTATGGTGGAAATTTTATCACGAACCGCATGAATCCAAAACCGCAAATAAAGCCGAACTGGAATATATCGGTTTAGAAAATACCGAGAAAGCGAATGAAAATGTCCCTTTCAACTGGCCCGATGCAAAACGCTTACTGTGCTGCAGGCAAATCATTGGCGCCAGCCTTGGACAGTTTGCAGGCAATACTACGCTGGTTTTCTTCCTGACCTGGTTCCCCACCTATCTGGCCAATGAGCGCCATTTGCCATGGCTTCACGTTGGTTTCTTCGCCTCCTGGCCATTTATGGCAGCGGCTGTTGGCATTCTTTTCGGTGGCTGGGTCTCCGACAAAATATTAAGAAAAACTAAGTCTGTAAATATTAGTCGAAAATTACCCATTATTTCAGGGCTGTTGCTTTCCAGCTGTATCATCGCGGCTAACTGGGTGGAGAGTAACACTGCGGTCATTATTATTATGTCAATAGCCTTCTTTGGTCAGGGGATGGTTGGACTGGGTTGGACGCTAATTTCAGATATTGCCCCTAAAAATATGGCTGGGCTTACTGGTGGGATCTTCAACTTTTGCGCAAATATGGCGTCGATCATTACCCCATTAATTATTGGCGTCATCATATCGATGACCGGTAATTTCTTCTACGCACTCATTTATATTGGTCTGACGGCATTTATTGGCGTGTTCGCCTATATCTTTATTATCGGCGATATCAAACGGATTGTGTTGAAATAG
- a CDS encoding sugar efflux transporter — protein MLWLMTMGRRLNGVYAAFMLVAFMMGIAGALQAPTLSLFLSREVGAQPFWVGLFYTVNAIAGILVSLALAKRSDSRGDRRRLIMFCCLMAVGNALLFAFNRHYLTLITCGVMLASVANAAMPQLFALAREYADSSAREVVMFSSIMRAQLSLAWVIGPPLAFMLALNYGFTTMFTIAAGIFVISLVLIAFKLPSVARVEQPSEGAEVLQQAGGWHDKNVRMLFIASTLMWTCNTMYIIDMPLWISSDLGLPDSLAGILMGTAAGLEIPAMILAGYYVKRWGKRNMMVTAVAAGVLFYVGLILFHDRVALLALQLFNAVFIGIVAGIGMLWFQDLMPGRAGAATTLFTNSISTGVILAGVIQGAVSQSYGHASVYWTIAAISLVTLFMTCKVKDI, from the coding sequence ATGCTGTGGTTAATGACGATGGGGCGACGTCTTAACGGCGTTTACGCCGCTTTTATGCTGGTCGCTTTCATGATGGGAATCGCTGGCGCGCTGCAGGCGCCAACGCTCAGTTTATTTCTTAGCCGCGAAGTGGGCGCACAGCCTTTCTGGGTGGGGCTTTTCTATACGGTTAACGCGATTGCCGGGATTCTGGTCAGCCTGGCGCTGGCCAAGCGCTCCGATAGCCGGGGCGATCGTCGGCGCTTGATTATGTTCTGCTGCCTGATGGCGGTAGGCAATGCGCTGCTGTTTGCATTTAATCGCCATTATCTGACGCTGATTACCTGCGGGGTGATGCTGGCTTCGGTGGCGAATGCCGCGATGCCGCAGCTTTTTGCGCTGGCGCGGGAATATGCCGATAGTTCGGCGCGTGAAGTGGTGATGTTCAGTTCGATAATGCGTGCTCAGCTCTCGCTGGCGTGGGTGATTGGCCCACCGCTGGCTTTTATGTTGGCGCTGAATTACGGCTTTACCACCATGTTTACGATAGCGGCGGGCATTTTTGTCATCAGTCTGGTGCTGATCGCCTTCAAGTTGCCCTCGGTCGCCCGCGTTGAGCAGCCTTCGGAAGGCGCCGAAGTATTGCAACAAGCTGGGGGATGGCACGATAAAAACGTGCGTATGCTGTTTATCGCCTCTACCCTGATGTGGACCTGCAACACCATGTATATCATCGATATGCCATTGTGGATTAGCAGCGATCTGGGTCTGCCGGATAGTCTTGCGGGGATTTTGATGGGGACTGCCGCCGGGCTGGAAATTCCGGCAATGATTCTGGCGGGCTACTACGTTAAGCGCTGGGGCAAACGCAATATGATGGTGACGGCGGTTGCGGCAGGCGTGCTGTTTTATGTCGGCCTGATTCTGTTTCACGACCGAGTGGCGTTGCTGGCACTACAGTTGTTTAACGCCGTGTTTATTGGCATCGTCGCCGGGATTGGTATGCTGTGGTTTCAGGACCTGATGCCCGGAAGGGCAGGGGCGGCAACGACGCTGTTCACCAACAGTATCTCCACTGGGGTGATTCTGGCTGGGGTCATTCAGGGGGCGGTATCGCAGAGCTATGGACACGCCAGCGTTTACTGGACCATTGCCGCTATTTCGCTGGTGACGCTGTTTATGACCTGTAAAGTTAAGGATATCTAA
- the sgrT gene encoding glucose uptake inhibitor SgrT, protein MMRSTTKQFYLRYFSATQDASWLARLMAGRQQKILGELMQWGVTSQTSDH, encoded by the coding sequence ATGATGAGGTCAACCACAAAACAGTTCTACCTACGCTACTTTTCTGCGACGCAGGATGCGTCCTGGCTGGCCCGCCTGATGGCAGGAAGACAGCAGAAAATTCTTGGCGAGCTGATGCAGTGGGGAGTTACGTCGCAGACCTCTGATCATTGA
- the sgrR gene encoding HTH-type transcriptional regulator SgrR — translation MSSGRLQQQFIRLWQCCDGKSQETTLNELADMLSCSRRHMRTLLNMMEERGWLTWEAEVGRGKRSRLAFLYTGLALQQQRAEDLLEQDRIDQLVQLVGDKAAVRQMLVSHLGRSFRQGRHILRVLYYRPMKNLLPGSALRRSETHIARQIFSALTRVNEENGELEADIAHHWQQITPTHWRFFLRPGIHFHHGRELEMEDVITSLQRSNALPLFSHIERIDSPTAWTLDIHLSQPDRWLPWLLSQVPAMILPHEWQAMDNFSSIPIGTGPYSVVRNNQNQLKIHAFDDYFGYRALIDEVNVWVLPEISEEPNGGLTLQGTTESEKAVESRLEEGCYYLLFDARSPLGGNTAVRQWLSYLFQPASLLYHAGEHYQGNWFPAYGLLPRWHHARSHACEKPPGLETVKLTYYQDHVEHRLIGGIMATLLAEHQVKLEIQELEYEEWHRGEVVSDVWLNSANFTLPIDFSLFAWLYEVPLIRHCIPIDWEQDASRWRAGELNPATWSQQLLANQTIVPLIHHWLMIQGQRSMRGVRMNTLGWFDFKSAWFAPPEP, via the coding sequence ATGTCTTCCGGTCGTTTACAACAGCAGTTCATCCGCTTATGGCAGTGCTGCGACGGCAAGTCGCAGGAGACAACGCTTAATGAGCTGGCAGATATGTTGAGCTGCTCGCGTCGTCATATGCGTACCTTACTGAATATGATGGAAGAGCGCGGCTGGCTGACCTGGGAGGCGGAGGTCGGGCGCGGTAAGCGCTCCCGGCTGGCTTTCCTCTATACCGGTCTCGCCTTGCAACAACAGCGAGCGGAAGACCTGCTTGAGCAGGACAGAATCGATCAACTGGTGCAGTTGGTTGGCGATAAAGCCGCCGTCCGGCAAATGCTGGTTTCCCATCTCGGCCGCAGCTTCCGTCAGGGGCGGCACATCCTGCGCGTACTTTACTACCGTCCGATGAAAAATCTGCTGCCTGGTAGCGCGCTGCGCCGCTCGGAAACGCACATCGCCCGGCAGATTTTTAGCGCCCTGACGCGAGTAAATGAGGAAAATGGGGAACTGGAAGCGGATATAGCTCACCATTGGCAGCAAATTACCCCAACCCACTGGCGTTTTTTTCTGCGTCCTGGCATTCATTTTCATCATGGACGTGAACTGGAAATGGAAGATGTCATCACCTCCTTACAGCGTAGTAACGCGCTGCCGCTGTTCTCTCATATCGAGCGCATCGACTCCCCTACCGCATGGACGCTGGATATTCATCTCAGCCAACCCGACCGCTGGCTACCGTGGCTGCTCAGCCAGGTTCCAGCGATGATCCTGCCGCACGAGTGGCAAGCCATGGACAACTTCTCCAGCATCCCCATTGGTACCGGGCCGTACTCGGTCGTACGTAATAACCAGAACCAGCTTAAAATTCATGCCTTCGATGACTATTTCGGCTATCGGGCGCTGATTGATGAAGTTAACGTCTGGGTGCTGCCGGAAATCAGCGAAGAACCCAATGGCGGATTAACGCTCCAGGGCACCACGGAGAGTGAAAAAGCAGTGGAAAGCCGTCTGGAAGAGGGTTGCTACTATCTGCTGTTCGACGCCCGCAGCCCGCTCGGCGGCAACACCGCGGTTCGCCAGTGGTTAAGCTACCTGTTCCAGCCCGCCAGCCTGCTCTATCACGCTGGTGAACATTATCAGGGCAACTGGTTCCCGGCCTACGGCCTGCTACCCCGCTGGCACCATGCGCGCAGCCACGCTTGCGAAAAACCGCCAGGCCTGGAGACGGTCAAGCTGACCTATTACCAGGACCACGTCGAGCATCGCTTGATCGGTGGGATTATGGCGACGCTGCTGGCCGAACATCAGGTCAAACTGGAAATTCAGGAGCTGGAGTACGAAGAGTGGCATCGCGGCGAAGTGGTCAGCGACGTGTGGCTCAATAGCGCCAACTTCACGTTACCGATCGATTTTTCCCTGTTTGCCTGGCTGTATGAAGTCCCGCTGATTCGCCACTGTATTCCCATTGATTGGGAGCAAGATGCCAGCCGTTGGCGCGCGGGAGAGCTTAATCCGGCCACCTGGAGCCAGCAGCTGTTGGCCAATCAAACCATTGTGCCGCTCATACACCATTGGCTGATGATCCAGGGGCAGCGCAGCATGCGCGGCGTGCGCATGAATACCCTCGGCTGGTTCGACTTTAAATCCGCGTGGTTTGCACCACCGGAGCCGTAA
- the thiB gene encoding thiamine ABC transporter substrate binding subunit — MLKKLLPLLLLVAAPVFAKPLLTVYTYDSFSADWGPGPAIKKAFEADCNCELKFVALEDGVSLLNRLRMEGKNSKADVVLGLDNNLLEAASQSKLFAKSGVPASALSVPGGWDNDTFVPFDYGYFAFVYDKNKLKNPPKSLKELVESDQKWRVIYEDPRTSTPGLGLLLWMQKVYGDKAPEAWQKLAAKTVTVTKGWSEAYGLFLKGESDLVLSYTTSPAYHIIEEKKDNYAAANFAEGHYLQVEVAARTAASKQPELAEKFLKFMVSPGFQNAIPTGNWMYPVTQVALPAGFDALMKPQTTLEFTPQQVATDRQNWISAWQRAVSR; from the coding sequence GTGTTGAAAAAATTACTCCCGCTGCTGTTGCTGGTCGCCGCGCCCGTTTTCGCCAAACCACTCCTGACCGTTTATACCTACGACTCTTTCTCCGCCGACTGGGGTCCAGGTCCGGCGATTAAAAAAGCCTTTGAAGCCGACTGCAACTGCGAACTAAAGTTTGTGGCGCTGGAAGATGGCGTCTCGCTGCTCAACCGCCTGCGCATGGAAGGTAAAAACAGCAAAGCCGATGTCGTGCTTGGGCTGGATAACAACCTGCTGGAAGCTGCTTCCCAGAGCAAACTGTTCGCCAAAAGCGGCGTACCGGCTAGCGCGCTCAGCGTACCCGGCGGCTGGGACAACGACACCTTCGTCCCCTTTGATTACGGCTACTTCGCCTTTGTTTACGATAAAAACAAGCTCAAAAATCCGCCAAAAAGCCTGAAAGAACTGGTTGAGAGCGACCAGAAATGGCGGGTGATTTATGAAGATCCGCGCACCAGCACGCCGGGCCTTGGCCTGCTGCTGTGGATGCAAAAGGTCTACGGTGATAAAGCCCCGGAAGCCTGGCAGAAGCTGGCGGCAAAAACCGTTACCGTCACCAAAGGCTGGAGCGAAGCCTACGGCCTGTTCCTGAAAGGTGAAAGCGATCTGGTACTGAGCTACACCACCTCCCCGGCCTATCACATTATCGAAGAGAAGAAAGATAACTACGCCGCGGCGAACTTCGCTGAGGGCCACTATCTACAGGTCGAGGTTGCCGCCCGCACCGCAGCCAGCAAGCAGCCAGAGCTGGCGGAAAAATTCCTCAAATTTATGGTATCCCCTGGCTTCCAGAACGCTATCCCGACCGGCAACTGGATGTATCCGGTCACTCAGGTTGCGCTCCCGGCAGGCTTTGATGCGCTGATGAAACCGCAAACCACGCTTGAATTCACGCCGCAGCAGGTCGCCACTGACCGCCAGAACTGGATTAGCGCATGGCAACGCGCCGTCAGCCGCTAA
- the thiP gene encoding thiamine/thiamine pyrophosphate ABC transporter permease ThiP — translation MATRRQPLTFGWLLPGLTAATLLVAVALAAFLALWNSAPDAAWRTIVSDSYLWHVVRFSFWQAFLSALLSVIPAIFLARALYRRRFPGRTLLLRLCAMTLILPVLVAVFGILSVYGRQGWLAELFNAFGWQWEFSPYGLQGILLAHVFFNMPMATRLLLQTLENIPGEQRQIAAQLGMRGYVFFRLVEWPWLRRQIPPVAALIFMLCFASFATVLSLGGGPRATTIELAIYQALNFDYDPARAAMLALIQMICCLGLVLLSQRLSKALAIGASNIHGWRDPDDRLHSRLSDFALITAALLLLLPPLLAVIFDGLNSNLFSVLRQPALWQALWTSLRIALAAGVLSVILTMMLLWSSRELRARSYPLAGQALELSGMLILAMPGIVLATGFFLLLNNSVGLPESADGIVIFTNALMAIPYALKVLENPMRDIATRYGTLCQSLGMHGFTRLRVVELRALKRPLAQALAFACVLSIGDFGVVALFGNENFRTLPFYLYQQIGSYRSQDGAVTALLLLLLCFVLFSVIEKLPGRDAKTE, via the coding sequence ATGGCAACGCGCCGTCAGCCGCTAACTTTCGGCTGGCTTCTGCCGGGCCTGACGGCGGCCACTTTGTTGGTCGCCGTCGCGCTGGCCGCTTTTCTGGCGCTCTGGAACAGCGCACCGGATGCGGCCTGGCGTACGATCGTCAGCGATAGCTATCTCTGGCATGTGGTGCGTTTCTCCTTCTGGCAGGCGTTTCTTTCGGCCCTGCTTTCGGTAATTCCGGCGATTTTCCTCGCCCGCGCCCTCTATCGTCGACGCTTCCCCGGACGCACGCTGCTACTGCGTCTGTGCGCAATGACCTTAATCCTACCGGTGCTGGTCGCGGTGTTTGGTATTCTTAGCGTCTATGGCCGCCAGGGCTGGCTCGCCGAATTATTTAACGCTTTCGGCTGGCAGTGGGAGTTCTCGCCCTACGGGCTACAGGGGATCCTGCTGGCGCACGTGTTCTTTAATATGCCGATGGCCACGCGCCTGTTACTGCAGACGCTGGAGAATATCCCCGGCGAGCAGCGGCAAATCGCCGCCCAGCTCGGGATGCGCGGTTACGTCTTCTTCAGGCTGGTTGAATGGCCGTGGCTGCGTCGGCAAATTCCACCTGTCGCCGCGCTTATTTTTATGCTCTGCTTTGCCAGCTTTGCGACCGTGTTATCGCTGGGCGGCGGCCCGCGAGCCACCACCATCGAACTGGCGATTTACCAGGCGCTTAATTTTGACTACGACCCGGCGCGCGCCGCAATGCTGGCGCTTATCCAGATGATCTGTTGTCTCGGGCTGGTATTGCTCAGCCAGCGCCTGAGCAAAGCCCTTGCCATCGGGGCCAGCAACATCCACGGCTGGCGCGATCCCGACGACCGACTACACAGTCGCTTAAGCGATTTTGCGTTGATCACCGCGGCGCTGCTGCTTCTGCTACCTCCGCTGCTGGCGGTAATATTCGACGGTCTGAACAGCAATCTGTTTAGCGTGCTGCGCCAGCCCGCGCTATGGCAGGCGCTATGGACTTCACTGCGCATCGCCCTTGCTGCTGGCGTCTTAAGCGTCATTCTGACCATGATGCTGCTGTGGAGCAGCCGCGAGCTTCGCGCCCGCAGTTACCCGCTGGCCGGACAGGCGCTTGAACTCAGCGGGATGTTAATCCTCGCGATGCCCGGCATCGTGCTGGCGACAGGTTTCTTCCTGCTGCTCAATAACAGCGTGGGCCTGCCGGAATCCGCCGATGGCATCGTGATTTTCACCAATGCGCTAATGGCGATTCCCTATGCGCTTAAGGTGCTGGAAAACCCTATGCGCGACATCGCTACCCGCTATGGCACGCTGTGCCAGTCGTTGGGGATGCACGGTTTTACCCGCTTGCGGGTGGTTGAGCTTCGCGCTTTAAAACGTCCGCTGGCCCAGGCGCTGGCTTTTGCCTGCGTTCTGTCGATTGGCGATTTCGGTGTCGTGGCGCTGTTTGGCAACGAAAACTTCCGCACCCTGCCGTTCTACCTGTATCAGCAAATTGGCTCTTACCGTAGCCAGGACGGCGCCGTTACCGCCCTGCTGCTCCTGCTGCTGTGCTTTGTACTCTTTAGCGTGATTGAAAAACTTCCGGGGCGTGATGCTAAAACTGAATGA
- the thiQ gene encoding thiamine ABC transporter ATP-binding protein ThiQ has product MLKLNDVTWLYQHLPMRFTLGVERGERIAVLGPSGAGKSTLLNLIAGFLPPASGSISIDGQSHTHTPPASRPVSMLFQENNLFNHLTIRQNIALGMNPGLKLNAEQTDRLQAIAGQMGIDSLLERLPGELSGGQRQRAALARCLVRKQPVLLLDEPFSALDPALRQEMLALVADVCQQQQLTLLMVSHSVEDAARIAPRSIVVAEGRIAWDGTTAELLSGNSSASSLLGISAK; this is encoded by the coding sequence ATGCTAAAACTGAATGATGTGACCTGGCTTTACCAGCATCTGCCGATGCGCTTTACGCTCGGCGTTGAACGCGGCGAGCGCATTGCGGTTCTTGGTCCCAGCGGCGCGGGGAAAAGCACGCTGCTAAACCTGATTGCCGGTTTTTTACCGCCCGCCAGCGGCAGTATCTCCATCGACGGCCAGTCCCATACCCATACGCCGCCCGCGAGCCGTCCGGTATCGATGCTGTTTCAGGAAAATAACCTCTTTAACCATCTGACCATTCGCCAGAATATTGCGCTCGGGATGAATCCGGGGCTTAAGTTAAATGCCGAACAGACAGACCGTTTGCAGGCTATTGCCGGGCAGATGGGTATCGATTCGCTGTTGGAACGCCTACCGGGCGAGTTGTCCGGCGGCCAACGGCAGCGTGCGGCGCTAGCGCGTTGTCTGGTGCGCAAGCAGCCGGTACTGTTGCTGGATGAACCCTTTTCAGCGCTCGATCCCGCTCTGCGCCAGGAAATGCTGGCGCTGGTCGCCGACGTTTGTCAGCAGCAGCAGTTGACGCTATTGATGGTGTCGCACAGCGTGGAAGATGCGGCGCGCATTGCACCGCGTTCAATCGTGGTCGCCGAGGGGAGAATCGCCTGGGATGGCACAACAGCCGAACTGCTCAGCGGCAACAGCAGCGCCTCGTCGCTATTGGGGATTAGCGCAAAATAA
- a CDS encoding DedA family protein, which yields MQALLEHFITQSTVYSLIAVLLVAFLESLALVGLILPGTVMMAGLGALIGSGEVNFWQAWLAGIIGCLLGDWISFWLGWRFKKPLHRWSFLKKNKALLDKTEHALHQHSMFTILIGRFVGPTRPLVPMVAGMLDLPVAKFIPPNIIGCLLWPPLYFLPGILAGAAIDIPADEHSASFKWLLLGAALLAWLAAWLCWRLWRSAKSSGDRLTRFLPRSRLLWLTPLMLIAAGVALTFAFRHPLMPVYLEILHKVILR from the coding sequence ATGCAAGCATTGCTGGAACACTTTATTACTCAATCCACGGTCTATTCCCTGATAGCCGTTCTGCTGGTTGCCTTCCTGGAGTCACTGGCGCTGGTGGGACTTATCTTACCGGGAACGGTAATGATGGCCGGATTGGGCGCGCTGATCGGCAGCGGTGAAGTTAACTTCTGGCAGGCGTGGCTGGCGGGGATTATTGGTTGCTTGCTCGGTGACTGGATTTCGTTCTGGCTTGGCTGGCGCTTTAAAAAGCCGCTGCACCGTTGGTCTTTTTTGAAGAAAAACAAAGCGCTGCTCGATAAAACCGAACATGCGCTGCATCAGCACAGTATGTTCACCATTTTGATTGGCCGATTCGTTGGACCGACGCGCCCGCTGGTGCCGATGGTTGCCGGAATGCTCGACCTGCCGGTCGCGAAATTTATCCCGCCTAATATTATTGGCTGTCTGCTGTGGCCGCCGCTCTACTTTTTACCAGGAATTCTGGCCGGGGCGGCGATTGATATTCCGGCCGACGAGCATAGCGCCAGCTTTAAGTGGTTGCTGCTGGGGGCGGCGCTGTTGGCGTGGCTGGCTGCGTGGTTGTGCTGGCGACTGTGGCGCAGCGCCAAAAGTTCGGGCGATCGCTTAACCCGCTTCCTGCCGCGCTCGCGCCTGCTGTGGCTGACGCCGCTGATGCTAATTGCCGCCGGAGTGGCGCTGACTTTTGCCTTCCGCCATCCGCTGATGCCGGTCTATCTTGAGATCCTGCATAAGGTTATTTTGCGCTAA